From one Streptomyces mobaraensis genomic stretch:
- a CDS encoding NADP-dependent oxidoreductase, with protein sequence MRALTFSEYGPASVLEVADVPEPHAGPGHIRIRVRASGVTPSDCRLRSGRFRDIAPLRLPHVLGMDAAGVVDEAGAGVTGIRPGDEVFGIVDIAQLGGAHAEYAVLAAWAPKPDALSWEQAGGAAGNVETATRALDRLKAGTGTTLLVEGAAGGVGTVAVQLAAARGAAVIGTAGAHNHAFVAGLGATPTTYGPGLGERVTALAPDGVDAVLDCAGSGSLPDLVDLAGSPDRVVTIADMNAAAYGVHHTRSAGPGADPQAVEGLAVAAALAGQGRFTVPVAAAFPLENAAEAHRLSETGHVRGKIVLTL encoded by the coding sequence ATGAGAGCACTGACCTTCTCCGAGTACGGCCCCGCAAGCGTCCTGGAAGTCGCCGACGTACCGGAACCCCACGCGGGACCGGGCCACATCCGGATACGTGTACGGGCGTCGGGCGTCACGCCCTCCGACTGCCGGCTCCGTTCGGGCCGGTTCCGTGACATCGCGCCGCTGCGCCTGCCCCACGTGCTCGGCATGGACGCCGCGGGTGTGGTCGACGAGGCCGGCGCAGGGGTGACCGGGATCCGGCCGGGCGACGAGGTCTTCGGCATCGTCGATATCGCGCAACTCGGCGGTGCGCACGCCGAGTACGCCGTCCTGGCGGCCTGGGCGCCGAAGCCGGACGCGCTGAGCTGGGAGCAGGCCGGCGGCGCGGCCGGGAACGTCGAGACCGCCACGCGGGCTCTCGACCGGCTGAAGGCCGGCACCGGTACGACCTTGCTGGTCGAGGGCGCGGCCGGCGGGGTCGGCACGGTCGCCGTCCAGCTCGCGGCGGCCCGCGGGGCGGCCGTCATCGGTACGGCCGGCGCGCACAACCACGCGTTCGTCGCGGGGCTGGGGGCGACGCCGACCACCTACGGCCCCGGGCTGGGCGAGCGGGTCACCGCCCTGGCGCCGGACGGAGTCGACGCCGTCCTGGACTGCGCCGGATCCGGCTCGCTGCCCGACCTGGTGGACCTCGCCGGAAGCCCGGACCGGGTGGTGACCATCGCCGACATGAACGCCGCCGCGTACGGGGTCCACCACACCCGCTCGGCGGGCCCGGGAGCGGACCCGCAGGCGGTCGAAGGACTGGCCGTGGCCGCCGCTCTCGCCGGTCAGGGCCGCTTCACCGTGCCGGTCGCGGCCGCCTTCCCCCTCGAGAACGCGGCCGAGGCCCACCGGTTGAGCGAGACCGGCCACGTCCGGGGAAAGATCGTGCTCACCCTCTAG
- a CDS encoding TetR/AcrR family transcriptional regulator, whose translation MTSPLPHSLRSDARDNRERILAVARTVFAEEGLGVAMREIARRAEVGPATLYRHFPAKEALVTEAFREQMTACTAVVDEGLADPDPWRGFCRVIEAVCEMRARDRGFTAAFVSVFPRAIDFAADREQALVKVAGLARRAKAVGELRPDFVLDDLIMVLMANGGIRTTSPAAAVTASRRFAALLIQGMRADPAGPPLPPPVRLPAAVAT comes from the coding sequence GTGACGAGCCCTTTGCCTCACTCCCTGCGCTCCGACGCCCGGGACAACCGGGAGCGCATCCTCGCCGTGGCGCGCACGGTCTTCGCCGAGGAGGGGCTGGGGGTGGCGATGCGCGAGATCGCGCGGCGCGCCGAGGTCGGACCCGCGACCCTCTACCGGCACTTTCCGGCCAAGGAGGCGCTGGTCACCGAGGCGTTCCGCGAGCAGATGACGGCCTGCACAGCCGTCGTCGACGAGGGACTGGCCGATCCCGACCCCTGGCGCGGCTTCTGCCGGGTGATCGAGGCGGTGTGTGAGATGCGGGCCCGGGACCGGGGCTTCACCGCGGCGTTCGTCTCCGTCTTCCCCCGCGCGATCGACTTCGCCGCGGACCGGGAGCAGGCGCTGGTCAAGGTCGCCGGACTCGCCCGCCGGGCCAAGGCGGTGGGCGAGCTGCGCCCGGACTTCGTCCTGGACGACCTGATCATGGTGCTCATGGCCAACGGCGGCATCCGGACCACCTCACCGGCCGCCGCGGTGACCGCCTCACGGCGCTTCGCCGCCCTGCTGATCCAGGGCATGCGCGCCGACCCGGCCGGCCCGCCCCTGCCCCCGCCGGTCCGGCTGCCGGCGGCGGTGGCGACGTAG
- a CDS encoding NUDIX hydrolase, with protein sequence MTVLLQREDGRVLLVRQDGPLAPPTGVLRHGEPVTARALCAVRRQTGVGVEPGDLEFCHLVHRRSSDGQGRLAVVFTAQRWAGRLRPASVWADPARPPADHAPHTAALLAEFNAGALLSLYGWSMTTGDEA encoded by the coding sequence GTGACCGTACTGCTGCAGCGGGAGGACGGGCGCGTGCTCCTGGTCCGTCAGGACGGCCCGCTCGCACCGCCCACCGGCGTGCTGCGGCACGGCGAACCGGTGACCGCGCGCGCCCTGTGCGCGGTCCGGCGGCAGACCGGCGTCGGCGTCGAACCGGGTGACCTGGAGTTCTGCCACCTGGTGCACCGCCGCTCCAGCGACGGCCAGGGCCGGCTCGCCGTGGTGTTCACCGCCCAGCGGTGGGCCGGGCGGCTGCGGCCGGCGTCAGTGTGGGCCGATCCGGCCCGGCCGCCCGCGGACCACGCGCCCCATACGGCGGCGCTGCTCGCCGAGTTCAACGCCGGGGCGTTGCTGTCCCTCTATGGCTGGAGCATGACGACGGGAGACGAGGCATGA
- a CDS encoding ABC transporter ATP-binding protein, translated as MKSTRKGTEAGDGSTSERLLFGGPLLYDARWADHHNAYFEMSLWAMALQLPRMVAFTARLALRADRRALWTVGLGELVRGIGQAVGLIAVNSVLATVLAEGTISHRVQSAVPAMIGVAVTGVVGALADAASTAGTGRLEPKVERVATEMYLARVARVELAAIEDARFNRLMDSAQYGAGSARRMVKVCTGVIGSLVSFAAAAGVLTVLHPVLLPLLILMTVPRSWASLRSARARYASYLRWMQHARAGRLLTQTLMRTGPAAEIRVHDVGPFLLHHFRAMAETSEAEQSRLATDRARVRLFASALTGLAAALTYASLGGLLATGVMSLSIAGTAVLAIRGGGQSLTALVLQVNNLYEESAYVGDLERLFTEARKYTIPAGGEPVPDKVSLIRFENVTFHYPEDEDGQGDREKSAERKRPALKDVTLDIPAGRIVALVGENGSGKTTVSKLLAGLYHPDAGTVRWDGVDARTLDRDRLWSRIGMVGQDFHRWPFTCRMNVAVGRPDRPVDQAAVEEAAAYTGADTVVAELPHGWDTLLSKGYRGGHQISGGQWQRLGIARARYRDADILIVDEPTSALDARAELEVFERIRKLADGGQTVVLITHRLASVRHADLIHVLDKGELVESGTFEDLLRPSAAGVFRELYELQRAQYQDVRVPGRRMPDDAEEGSGAMR; from the coding sequence ATGAAGAGCACGCGAAAGGGGACGGAGGCCGGCGACGGGTCCACGTCCGAGCGGCTGCTCTTCGGCGGGCCGCTGCTGTACGACGCCCGCTGGGCCGACCACCACAACGCCTACTTCGAGATGTCGCTGTGGGCGATGGCGCTGCAACTGCCCCGCATGGTGGCGTTCACCGCGCGCCTGGCGCTGCGCGCCGACCGCCGCGCGCTGTGGACGGTGGGCCTGGGCGAGCTGGTCCGGGGCATCGGGCAGGCCGTGGGGCTGATCGCCGTCAACAGCGTCCTGGCCACCGTCCTGGCCGAGGGGACGATCAGCCACCGGGTGCAGTCCGCGGTCCCCGCCATGATCGGCGTGGCGGTCACCGGTGTCGTCGGCGCGCTGGCCGACGCCGCGTCCACGGCCGGGACCGGCCGGCTGGAGCCCAAGGTGGAGCGGGTCGCCACCGAGATGTACCTGGCGCGGGTCGCGCGGGTGGAGCTGGCGGCGATCGAGGACGCCCGCTTCAACCGGCTGATGGATTCCGCCCAGTACGGGGCGGGTTCCGCCCGCCGCATGGTCAAGGTGTGCACGGGAGTGATCGGTTCGCTGGTGAGCTTCGCGGCCGCCGCCGGCGTCCTCACCGTCCTCCACCCGGTGCTGCTGCCGCTGCTGATCCTGATGACCGTCCCCCGCTCCTGGGCGTCGCTGCGCAGCGCCCGCGCCCGGTACGCCAGTTACCTGCGCTGGATGCAGCACGCCCGGGCGGGCCGGCTGCTGACGCAGACGCTGATGCGCACGGGTCCGGCCGCGGAGATCCGCGTCCACGACGTCGGCCCGTTCCTGCTGCACCACTTCCGCGCGATGGCGGAGACGTCCGAGGCCGAGCAGTCCCGGCTGGCGACGGACCGGGCCCGGGTCCGGCTGTTCGCCTCCGCCCTGACCGGGCTGGCCGCCGCGCTGACGTACGCGTCGCTCGGCGGGCTGCTGGCGACGGGGGTGATGTCGCTGTCCATCGCGGGCACGGCCGTCCTGGCCATCCGCGGCGGCGGGCAGAGCCTGACCGCCCTCGTCCTCCAGGTCAACAACCTGTACGAGGAGTCGGCCTACGTCGGGGACCTGGAGCGGCTCTTCACGGAGGCGCGGAAGTACACGATCCCGGCCGGCGGCGAGCCCGTGCCGGACAAGGTGTCGCTGATCCGCTTCGAGAACGTCACCTTCCACTACCCGGAGGACGAGGACGGGCAAGGAGATCGGGAGAAATCGGCCGAGCGGAAACGGCCGGCCCTCAAGGACGTCACCCTCGACATCCCGGCCGGCCGGATCGTCGCCCTGGTCGGGGAGAACGGCTCGGGCAAGACGACCGTCTCGAAGCTGCTGGCCGGCCTGTACCACCCGGACGCGGGCACCGTCCGGTGGGACGGCGTCGACGCCCGCACCCTCGACCGCGACCGGCTCTGGTCGCGGATCGGCATGGTCGGACAGGACTTCCACCGCTGGCCGTTCACCTGCCGCATGAACGTCGCCGTCGGCCGCCCGGACCGGCCGGTGGACCAGGCGGCGGTGGAGGAGGCCGCCGCGTACACGGGCGCCGACACGGTGGTGGCGGAGCTGCCACACGGCTGGGACACCCTGCTGTCGAAGGGATACCGGGGCGGCCACCAGATCTCCGGCGGCCAGTGGCAGCGGCTCGGCATCGCCCGCGCCCGCTACCGTGACGCGGACATCCTGATCGTCGACGAGCCGACCTCCGCCCTCGACGCCCGCGCCGAGCTGGAGGTCTTCGAGCGGATCCGCAAACTGGCGGACGGCGGGCAGACGGTCGTCCTGATCACCCACCGCCTCGCCTCCGTCCGGCACGCCGACCTCATCCACGTCCTCGACAAGGGCGAGCTGGTCGAGTCCGGCACCTTCGAGGACCTGCTGCGCCCGTCGGCCGCCGGGGTCTTCCGTGAGCTGTACGAGCTGCAGCGCGCCCAGTACCAGGACGTACGGGTGCCGGGGCGGCGGATGCCCGACGACGCGGAGGAGGGCAGCGGCGCGATGCGGTGA
- a CDS encoding aldo/keto reductase — MYLANPDRYATMPYRRAGRSGLKLPAVSLGLWHNFGTDRDLDTQRALVTHAFDHGVTHFDLADNYGPPPGAAETAFGRVLDGGLRAHRDEMIVSTKAGYLMWPGPYGEWGSRKHLLASLDRSLRRMGLEYVDVFYSHRPDPGTPLEETMGALDTAVRQGKALYAGVSNYPPEQTREAARILRDLGTPLLLHQPRYSLLDRAPEDELLDTLDELGVGPIVYSPLAQGLLTDRYLDGIPPGSRAAGASPFLTSADVTPELVVRLRALNDVAVKRGQTLAQLALAWVLRSTVTSVIVGASSTAQLDDSLAATRNSTFTDEELALIDAALEPVS; from the coding sequence TTGTACCTCGCCAACCCCGACCGCTACGCCACCATGCCCTACCGCCGCGCGGGCCGCAGCGGACTGAAGCTCCCCGCCGTCTCCCTCGGCCTGTGGCACAACTTCGGCACCGACCGCGACCTCGACACCCAGCGCGCCCTCGTCACCCACGCCTTCGACCACGGCGTCACCCACTTCGACCTGGCCGACAACTACGGCCCGCCGCCCGGCGCGGCCGAGACCGCGTTCGGGCGGGTGCTCGACGGCGGGCTGCGCGCACACCGCGACGAAATGATCGTCTCCACCAAGGCCGGCTACTTGATGTGGCCCGGCCCGTACGGCGAGTGGGGATCCCGCAAGCACCTCCTGGCCTCCCTCGACCGGAGCCTGCGCCGCATGGGCCTGGAGTACGTGGACGTCTTCTACTCCCACCGCCCCGACCCCGGCACCCCGCTGGAGGAGACGATGGGCGCCCTGGACACGGCCGTCCGGCAGGGCAAGGCGCTCTACGCCGGCGTCTCCAACTACCCGCCGGAGCAGACCCGCGAGGCCGCCCGCATCCTCCGCGACCTCGGCACGCCCCTCCTCCTCCACCAGCCCCGCTACTCCCTCCTCGACCGCGCCCCCGAGGACGAACTGCTGGACACGCTGGACGAGCTCGGGGTCGGCCCGATCGTCTACTCGCCCCTCGCCCAGGGGCTGCTGACCGACCGCTACCTCGACGGCATCCCGCCCGGTTCCCGGGCGGCCGGCGCCAGCCCGTTCCTCACCTCAGCCGACGTCACGCCCGAACTCGTCGTCCGGCTACGGGCGTTGAACGACGTCGCGGTCAAGCGCGGCCAGACGCTGGCCCAGCTGGCGCTGGCGTGGGTGCTGCGGTCCACGGTGACCTCCGTGATCGTCGGCGCCAGCAGCACGGCGCAGCTCGACGACAGCCTGGCCGCGACCCGGAACTCCACCTTCACGGACGAGGAACTGGCTCTGATCGACGCCGCGTTGGAACCCGTCTCCTAG
- a CDS encoding LysR family transcriptional regulator translates to MDIGLRQLRYFLILAEEQHFTWAADRLGISQPTLSRHIRRLEDELGRTLLDRSTRHPRLTAEGHRLRDDLQLLLPQLETALRPAEPQPTLRLGYAWGFPLERGRRAQATLEERHLVLVRTVRRDDRTAGLRDGSVDAALLWGTVRDPRLVTTEILREPHVAVISRNSTLAVRDRVTWRDLGRRCLVVNTVSGTHTPRDWPADATPEIGAETSNIEEYLHAVAARRGVGVLPASVAAQHQDPDVLYLPLTGAPEAVLTYAYPRADPHPYAETFGRVLRQGRADERAPFTKNTRAASGKDTRAAVTKGPRAAFTENARAAVTRNTQAGGRGTKAGSRRG, encoded by the coding sequence ATGGACATCGGCCTCCGGCAGCTGCGGTACTTCCTCATCCTGGCCGAGGAACAGCACTTCACCTGGGCCGCCGACCGTCTCGGCATCTCCCAGCCCACCCTCAGCCGGCACATCCGGCGCCTGGAGGACGAGCTCGGCCGGACGCTGCTGGACCGCAGCACCCGCCATCCCCGCCTCACCGCCGAGGGGCACCGCCTGCGGGACGATCTCCAACTCCTCCTGCCCCAGCTCGAAACGGCGCTCCGGCCCGCCGAGCCGCAACCGACACTGCGCCTCGGCTACGCCTGGGGCTTCCCCCTCGAACGGGGGCGCCGGGCACAGGCCACGCTGGAGGAGCGGCACCTCGTCCTCGTTCGGACCGTACGCCGGGACGACCGCACCGCCGGACTGCGCGACGGCTCCGTCGACGCGGCGCTGCTCTGGGGGACCGTCCGCGATCCGCGGCTGGTCACCACCGAGATCCTGCGCGAACCGCACGTCGCGGTGATCTCCCGGAACTCCACCCTGGCCGTGCGCGATCGGGTCACCTGGCGGGACCTCGGGCGGCGCTGTCTCGTCGTCAACACCGTCAGCGGCACCCACACCCCACGGGACTGGCCGGCCGACGCCACCCCCGAGATCGGCGCCGAGACCTCCAACATCGAGGAGTACCTGCACGCCGTCGCCGCCCGGCGCGGGGTCGGCGTGCTCCCGGCGTCGGTGGCCGCCCAGCACCAGGATCCGGACGTCCTGTACCTGCCGCTCACGGGTGCCCCGGAGGCCGTCCTCACCTACGCCTACCCCCGCGCCGACCCGCACCCCTACGCCGAGACCTTCGGCCGCGTCCTGCGGCAGGGCCGGGCCGACGAACGGGCCCCCTTCACCAAGAACACGCGAGCCGCCTCCGGCAAGGACACGCGAGCCGCCGTTACCAAGGGCCCGCGAGCCGCCTTCACCGAGAACGCGCGAGCCGCCGTCACCAGGAACACGCAGGCCGGTGGCCGCGGCACGAAGGCGGGAAGCCGCCGGGGGTGA
- a CDS encoding MFS transporter, whose translation MSVTRTTQPATPRTRDGRGAFIPLLALGTFALGVDAYVMAGLLPLVSDGLDISASSAGQMVTVFTLCYALGGPVFATLLAARPAKTVLGVALVVFTVGNALTAVAPTLAVLLVARAVAGVGAGVYSPIAAATAAGLTAPERRGRALATVMGGLSIGTVVGVPAGMLLASHLGWRGTLWLITGLGAVALVGIIRLPDVEVSAPPPLGERVRALAGGRVVGIVTVSLLGGISSLGLYTYLAEFLEDAAHTDRTVWAMWAWGAGGIIGSLLIGPVVDRTRRPFAAVTCVLALIVAAQFALPAAAHTAAALTVVPLVIWGAAGWAVQVPQQHQLIAAQPRQATVAVSLNSSAVYLGSGIGSALGGLALGLGTSPGTLPYGTGAVTLLALVLHLTVVRGAVRRGGPSSTPS comes from the coding sequence ATGAGCGTCACACGCACAACGCAACCCGCCACCCCCCGAACCCGCGACGGCCGCGGCGCGTTCATCCCGCTGCTGGCCCTGGGCACGTTCGCGCTCGGCGTGGACGCGTACGTGATGGCCGGGCTGCTGCCCCTGGTGTCGGACGGCCTGGACATCTCCGCGTCCTCGGCCGGACAGATGGTCACGGTGTTCACGCTCTGCTACGCGCTGGGCGGCCCGGTCTTCGCCACCCTCCTCGCCGCGCGGCCGGCGAAGACCGTACTCGGCGTGGCACTGGTGGTCTTCACCGTCGGCAACGCGCTGACAGCCGTCGCCCCGACCCTGGCCGTCCTGCTGGTCGCCCGGGCGGTGGCCGGCGTCGGCGCGGGCGTGTACTCGCCCATCGCCGCCGCCACGGCGGCGGGCCTCACCGCTCCCGAACGGCGTGGCCGCGCACTGGCCACCGTGATGGGCGGACTGAGCATCGGCACCGTCGTCGGCGTCCCCGCCGGGATGCTTCTCGCGTCGCACCTGGGCTGGCGCGGCACCCTCTGGCTGATCACCGGGCTGGGCGCGGTCGCCCTGGTCGGCATCATCCGGCTACCGGACGTCGAGGTGAGCGCTCCGCCGCCGCTGGGTGAGCGGGTGCGCGCCCTCGCCGGCGGCCGGGTCGTCGGTATCGTCACCGTCTCGCTGCTCGGCGGCATCTCCAGCCTCGGCCTGTACACCTACCTCGCCGAGTTCCTGGAGGACGCCGCCCACACCGACCGGACGGTCTGGGCCATGTGGGCCTGGGGCGCGGGCGGCATCATCGGCAGTCTCCTGATCGGACCCGTCGTCGACCGGACCCGCCGGCCCTTCGCCGCGGTCACCTGCGTCCTGGCCCTCATCGTGGCCGCCCAGTTCGCCCTGCCCGCCGCCGCCCACACGGCCGCGGCCCTGACGGTCGTCCCGCTCGTGATCTGGGGTGCGGCCGGGTGGGCCGTCCAGGTGCCCCAGCAGCACCAGCTCATCGCGGCCCAGCCCCGGCAGGCCACGGTCGCCGTCTCGCTCAACAGCTCCGCCGTCTACCTCGGCAGCGGCATCGGCTCCGCGCTCGGCGGCCTCGCCCTGGGGCTCGGCACCTCCCCGGGCACTCTGCCGTACGGCACGGGAGCCGTCACCCTGCTCGCCCTCGTCCTGCACCTGACCGTGGTGCGTGGCGCCGTCCGACGCGGAGGTCCGTCATCGACACCGTCCTGA
- a CDS encoding DUF5709 domain-containing protein, with protein MTSPHDPGAAPEDEGIPDLQDGTPEQQRSSDPQRMPVPGDTPTAVTRDRPTAEELREGRPLDERLDEEEPEADPARLAEPGRPARDDPEPDEPAPGAEAGDEEPAGLLYDEPDPDRPRNQDVYAQEGTTDGLSAEEEAVRIRDDEAL; from the coding sequence GTGACCAGCCCCCATGACCCCGGTGCCGCCCCCGAGGACGAGGGCATCCCCGACCTCCAGGACGGCACGCCGGAACAGCAGCGGTCCAGCGACCCCCAGCGGATGCCGGTCCCGGGGGACACGCCCACCGCCGTCACCCGGGACCGGCCCACCGCCGAGGAACTGCGGGAAGGCCGGCCCCTGGACGAGCGGCTGGACGAGGAGGAGCCCGAGGCGGACCCCGCCCGGCTCGCCGAACCCGGCCGGCCCGCCCGGGACGACCCCGAGCCCGACGAACCCGCCCCCGGCGCGGAGGCCGGCGACGAGGAGCCCGCCGGGCTGCTCTACGACGAGCCCGACCCCGACCGTCCGCGGAACCAGGACGTGTACGCGCAGGAAGGCACGACGGACGGGCTCTCCGCGGAGGAGGAGGCCGTGCGGATCCGGGACGACGAAGCTCTGTGA
- a CDS encoding DNA topoisomerase IB, with protein sequence MTGTKSSAAAVVPARDGRRARTLPRQASAPAGPAHPGVRDWTRRAPSRLHHSRPTEPGYVRVRHGRGFRYRDAEGAPLRDPDTLARIRALVIPPAWRDVWICARPDGHLQAVGTDAAGRRQYLYHPAFRAEQERAKHDHVLDVAEVLPALREAVEAHLTDRGLTRRRVLATAVRLLDLGFFRVGSDRYTELHNSYGLTTLLREHARRRRGAVVFTYTGKHGRETVLPVSDPAACRTLTALLRRSGGGDRLLAYWERRAWHDVSGDDVNAYLKEQAGLDITAKDFRTWHATVMAAVALAVSQGAAARSETARRRAVARAAAEVAGYLGNTPAVCRASYINPRVIELYEEGVTIAPALPRLGDGVDPGVPATHGPAERAVLRMLRTGRPSEGG encoded by the coding sequence ATGACCGGTACGAAGAGTTCCGCCGCAGCCGTGGTCCCCGCCCGGGACGGCCGCCGGGCCCGTACCCTCCCACGGCAGGCGTCGGCACCGGCCGGCCCCGCCCACCCCGGCGTACGCGACTGGACGCGCCGGGCCCCGTCCCGCCTGCACCACAGCCGCCCCACGGAACCCGGCTACGTCCGCGTCCGGCACGGCCGCGGCTTCCGCTACCGCGACGCGGAGGGCGCGCCGCTGCGCGACCCCGACACGCTCGCCCGGATCAGGGCGCTCGTCATCCCGCCCGCCTGGCGCGACGTGTGGATCTGCGCCCGGCCGGACGGTCACCTCCAGGCCGTCGGCACCGACGCCGCGGGCCGCCGCCAGTACCTGTACCACCCGGCGTTCCGCGCCGAGCAGGAGCGGGCCAAGCACGACCACGTCCTGGACGTCGCCGAAGTCCTGCCCGCGCTGCGGGAGGCCGTCGAGGCGCACCTCACCGACCGCGGTCTCACCCGGCGCCGCGTCCTGGCCACCGCCGTCCGCCTGCTCGACCTCGGGTTCTTCCGCGTCGGCAGCGACCGCTACACCGAACTGCACAACAGCTACGGCCTCACCACCCTGCTGCGCGAACACGCCCGCCGCAGGCGCGGCGCGGTCGTCTTCACCTACACCGGCAAACACGGCAGGGAGACCGTCCTGCCCGTCAGCGACCCCGCCGCCTGCCGCACCCTGACCGCGCTGCTCCGCCGCAGCGGCGGGGGCGACCGGCTGCTCGCCTACTGGGAACGGCGCGCCTGGCACGACGTGAGCGGCGACGACGTCAACGCCTACCTCAAGGAACAGGCCGGACTCGACATCACCGCCAAGGACTTCCGCACCTGGCACGCCACCGTGATGGCCGCCGTCGCGCTGGCCGTCTCCCAGGGTGCCGCCGCCCGCAGCGAGACCGCCCGGCGCCGCGCCGTCGCCCGCGCGGCCGCAGAGGTCGCCGGCTACCTCGGCAACACCCCGGCCGTGTGCCGCGCCTCGTACATCAACCCGCGGGTGATCGAACTGTACGAGGAGGGCGTCACCATCGCCCCCGCCCTGCCGCGCCTCGGGGACGGCGTGGACCCGGGCGTCCCGGCCACCCACGGGCCCGCCGAACGCGCCGTCCTGCGCATGCTCCGCACGGGCCGGCCGTCTGAGGGCGGGTGA
- a CDS encoding HAD family acid phosphatase has product MPPTTSAKPALRFRTAALATLAALALPFAAPGAATAAPTGSDADVPDYRTWQADVRKAVDPVIPWLRDRVAGHGGKPAVVLDIDNTALETYYHPGHANEPVLRVAEWAHEHKIAVLFVTARTSSSSARKELRAAGYPVDAVCTREHGESKAEGKERCREELTEDGYRITANIGNRSTDFEGGFYEKAVKLPDYGGKLS; this is encoded by the coding sequence ATGCCCCCCACCACGTCCGCCAAGCCCGCCCTGAGGTTCCGTACCGCCGCCCTCGCCACGCTGGCCGCGCTCGCGCTGCCGTTCGCGGCGCCGGGCGCCGCCACCGCCGCGCCGACCGGCTCCGACGCGGACGTACCCGACTACCGGACCTGGCAGGCCGACGTGCGCAAGGCCGTCGACCCGGTGATCCCCTGGCTCCGGGACCGGGTCGCCGGCCACGGCGGGAAACCGGCCGTCGTGCTGGACATCGACAACACCGCGCTGGAGACCTACTACCACCCGGGCCACGCCAACGAGCCCGTCCTCCGCGTGGCCGAGTGGGCGCACGAGCACAAGATCGCCGTCCTCTTCGTCACCGCCCGCACCTCGTCCTCGTCCGCCCGCAAGGAGCTCAGGGCCGCCGGCTACCCGGTGGACGCGGTCTGCACCCGCGAGCACGGCGAGAGCAAGGCCGAGGGCAAGGAGCGCTGCCGCGAGGAGCTCACGGAGGACGGCTACCGCATCACCGCCAACATCGGCAACCGCTCCACCGACTTCGAGGGCGGCTTCTATGAGAAGGCCGTCAAGCTGCCGGATTACGGCGGCAAGCTCTCCTGA
- a CDS encoding DUF4235 domain-containing protein, translating into MKAVRIAYKPVGLVLGLAGGMLAGAAFRRTWKLLGHDDDAPDATDEDRTWREILLAAAVQGAVFAVVKAAVDRGGATATRRLTGTWPG; encoded by the coding sequence TTGAAGGCGGTGAGGATCGCCTACAAGCCGGTCGGGCTCGTACTCGGCCTGGCCGGCGGCATGCTCGCCGGAGCGGCGTTCCGCCGGACCTGGAAGCTGCTCGGGCACGACGACGACGCACCCGACGCGACCGACGAGGACCGCACCTGGCGCGAGATCCTGCTCGCCGCCGCCGTGCAGGGCGCGGTCTTCGCCGTCGTCAAGGCGGCCGTCGACCGCGGCGGCGCCACCGCGACGCGCCGACTGACGGGGACGTGGCCGGGCTGA
- a CDS encoding DUF3618 domain-containing protein, whose amino-acid sequence MSASSEDGRTAPSTDDLRARAEDAREELGGTVDALARKADVKAQAKRKATAVKDAAGQATEQVHQVLGKGSDAVRQVRDRVPEPVRAQAATARAQLAHRTTTAVAAVRERTPAPVLMTVRQVTGLLRRGRGPLLAAGAVVLVAGAARRARRTR is encoded by the coding sequence ATGAGCGCGAGTTCCGAGGACGGACGGACCGCCCCCTCGACCGACGACCTGCGGGCCCGGGCCGAGGACGCCCGCGAGGAATTGGGCGGCACGGTGGACGCCCTCGCACGGAAGGCCGACGTGAAGGCGCAGGCGAAGCGGAAGGCGACCGCCGTCAAGGACGCGGCCGGGCAGGCCACGGAACAGGTGCACCAGGTGCTGGGCAAGGGCTCGGACGCCGTCCGGCAGGTACGGGACCGGGTACCGGAACCCGTCCGCGCCCAGGCGGCCACCGCCCGCGCCCAACTGGCGCACCGGACCACGACGGCCGTCGCGGCGGTACGCGAGCGGACGCCGGCCCCCGTCCTGATGACGGTCCGGCAGGTGACCGGGCTGCTCCGCCGGGGACGGGGACCCCTGCTGGCGGCGGGGGCCGTCGTCCTCGTGGCGGGGGCGGCGCGACGCGCGAGGAGGACCCGTTGA